In Bacillota bacterium, a single genomic region encodes these proteins:
- the iscB gene encoding RNA-guided endonuclease IscB, whose product MGVSVVSYPKVFVVDAEGRALLPCHPARARVLLREGRAVVERGCPFAIRLRRVVDGPVGSLRAKVADGSRQVGIALVNERTGEVLFRGVLVQRGDVARLVTLRREYRRNRRYRLVRHRPCRNRNRRQAVPFPSIRQKKEAICRVLADLAEIAPISGVDVELVSAAVRNPPLPGRDAREKVLNRDRACVLCGSAERLQRHHLVPRAKGGSDTPRNQVALCRECHRRLHAGKAFLDREGRTFAWLAHAVLGKAYLVSLLGRLWDVRACERRRESPGVPGSRAARAAELFAPGPLRFFGSEHVVWPLRRRRWEGGQSHEEVRGEEWPAPLGRGACGAGGEGGVWLREEPEGACADPADGV is encoded by the coding sequence ATGGGCGTTTCTGTCGTGAGCTACCCCAAGGTGTTCGTGGTGGACGCGGAGGGCAGGGCGCTCCTACCCTGCCATCCCGCTCGGGCCAGGGTGCTGTTGCGCGAGGGGAGGGCGGTAGTCGAGCGGGGCTGCCCGTTTGCGATCAGGCTCAGGCGGGTGGTGGACGGCCCTGTCGGTTCCCTTCGGGCGAAGGTGGCCGACGGTTCCAGGCAGGTGGGGATCGCGCTGGTGAACGAGCGCACGGGTGAGGTGCTGTTCCGCGGGGTTCTTGTCCAGCGGGGCGACGTGGCCCGGCTGGTCACGCTGCGCAGGGAGTACCGGAGGAACCGTCGCTACCGGCTGGTCAGGCACCGCCCCTGCCGGAACCGCAACCGCAGGCAGGCGGTTCCCTTCCCGAGCATCCGGCAAAAGAAGGAGGCGATCTGCCGGGTGCTGGCCGACCTGGCGGAGATAGCGCCTATATCGGGTGTGGACGTGGAGCTGGTTTCGGCGGCTGTCCGGAACCCGCCTCTGCCCGGCCGGGATGCTCGGGAGAAGGTGCTGAACCGGGATCGGGCCTGTGTCCTGTGCGGGTCCGCCGAGCGGCTCCAGCGCCACCACCTGGTGCCCCGCGCAAAGGGCGGCTCGGACACGCCCCGGAACCAGGTGGCGCTCTGCCGGGAGTGCCACCGGAGGCTCCACGCGGGGAAGGCCTTCCTGGACAGGGAGGGCCGGACGTTTGCCTGGCTTGCGCACGCGGTGCTGGGGAAGGCTTATCTCGTGTCGCTTCTCGGGCGGCTTTGGGATGTCCGTGCCTGCGAGCGGCGGCGGGAGTCCCCGGGGGTGCCGGGCTCGCGTGCCGCTCGGGCGGCGGAGCTGTTTGCCCCGGGCCCGCTGAGGTTCTTCGGGTCGGAGCACGTGGTCTGGCCGCTGAGGAGGCGGAGGTGGGAGGGAGGGCAATCCCACGAAGAGGTGCGAGGAGAAGAATGGCCTGCGCCACTGGGACGTGGTGCGTGCGGAGCGGGCGGGGAGGGTGGTGTTTGGCTGCGTGAGGAGCCTGAAGGCGCGTGCGCTGACCCTGCGGACGGCGTCTGA